A region of the Burkholderia pyrrocinia genome:
TGTCAGGCAGGCCGCCGCGCGACGGCGAACCGAGCGCCGGCTCGACGCGCAGCGCGTTGATCAGCGCGCCGTGCGCGACCGCGCTGTCGAACACCGCACGCCGCACCGGTGCAGGCCAGCGGTTGTCGGCACGGCCGAGCGCGCGATGCTGCAGATACGTCATCGTCAGCACCAGCGCGGTCGCCGGGTCGGCACGCGCGACCGCGGCGACGATCCGGCTCGCCCGCGCAAGCGTCGCGCCCGCACCACCATGCTCGCGCGGCACGACCTGCGCGATCAGCCCCGCGCGATGCAGCCGCGCGAAGTTCTCGTGCGGAAAGCGGCCGTCGACGTCGTTGCGAGCGGCGTCGGCGGCGAGCTCGGGTGCGAGGCGGTCGAGCAGCGCGGCGACGCGCGCGTCTTCTGCATCGTCGGCATCGTCGGCGTCGTCGGCAGGCAGAAGGCGCAGCGAAGGCTGCTGCGGCGACTGTGAGGAAGCGGCAAGGCTGGCGGACATCGAGACGGATTCCCTGGGTAGTGCAAACGCGGCAACGCCGGCAATAGCGATGATCGATCGTCACGCGGCGCGGGTTCGCGTGAAGTCGGCGATGCGTAACGTAACGCGCACCCGCCCGATCGTTCGTGAGCCCACAGCGTATGCGCAGCGCCCATCCACCCAAACCATGCAAATCTGATATTCAAATCGGGATTGATTATTTCCATTCCGCATGATCGCGGCGTTAACCTGCGCTCCATTCCTGCCCGGCCGTGCGCCGGGCCGTCCCTGCACCGGAGACCCAGATGAGCGTCGAATTCATCGGCATGATCCAGAGCCAGAAGCAGTCGGAAATCCACCCGGCGTCCGGCCCCGTGGTCGATCCCGACTATGTGCGCGACTTCGCGCGCGCCCACGAAACGGCCGGCTTCGACCGGATCCTCGTGCCGCATCACTCGACCGGCCCGTCGGCGACGCTGACGATCGCGTTCGCGGCGGCCGCGACCGAGCGCATCCATTTCATGCTCGCGCATCGCCCGGGCTTCACCGCACCGACGCTCGCCGCGCGGCAGATCGCGACGCTCGACCAGTTCAGCCGCGGCCGGCTCGCCGTGCACTTCATCTCCGGCGGCTCGGACAGCGAGCAGCAACGCGACGGCGATTTCCTCGACCACGATGCGCGCTATGCGCGTACCGACGAATACCTCGGCATCCTGCGGCGGATCTGGACCGAAGCGCAGCCGTTCGATCACGACGGCGCGCACTACCGGTTCAAGCAGGGCTTCTCTGAAGTGAAGCCGTTCCAGCAGCCGCATGTGCCGATCTACTTCGGCGGCGCATCGGAAGCCGCGCTCGCGGTGGCCGGCAAGCACGCGGACGTCTATGCGCTGTGGGGCGAATCGCTCGACCAGGTGCGCGACCTGACGACGCGCGTGCGCGCCGAAGCCGCGCAGCACGGCCGGCAGGTGCGTTTCTCCGTATCGTTCCGGCCGATCCTCGCCGCGACCGAGGACGAAGCGTGGGCGCGCGCGTATCGCATCCTCGACGAAACGCGCCGGCTGCGCGAAGCGGCCGGCCTCGGCGCCGGCGGCCCGCAGCAGAGCGAAGGTGCGCGCCGCCTGCTCGCCGCGGCCGAACGCGGCACGCGCGTCGACAAGCGGCTGTGGACCGAGATCGCGAAGCTCACCGGCGCGCGCTCGAACTCGACGGCGCTCGTCGGCACACCCGAACAGGTCGCCGACGCGCTGCTCGACTACTACGACCTCGGCGTGACGACGTTCCTGATCCGCGGCTTCGATCCGCTGGAAGACGCGATCGACTACGGCCGCGAACTGATTCCGCGCGTGCGCAGCGCCGTCGCCGCACGCGACGCGGCGCTGCGCGCCGCATGACGCCAACGGAGCCGCACGCCATGTCCGCCGTCCTCGCCACGCCCGTTCGCACCGCATCGGGCCTCGTGCTCGCCGAAGCGCCGCGCCAGCATTTCTGGTTCGACCCGCCCGCGCCGCGCATCGACGTCGCCGCCGAACGCCGCCACCGGCAGGAGCGGCTCGCGGCCGCGTTCCGCCTGTTCGCGCGCTTCGGGTTCGCGTCGGGGCTCGCCGGCCACATCACCGCGCGCGATCCGGAGTTGCCCGACCACTTCTGGGTGAATCCGCTCGGCGTGCATTTCTCGCAGATCAAGGTGTCCGACCTGCTGCTCGTCAACGCGCGCGGCGAAACCGCGATCGGCACGCGGCCGCTGAACAAGGCCGCGTTCGCGATCCATGCGGCGATCCACGAAGCCCATCCGCACATCGTCGCCGCCGCGCATACGCATTCGACCTACGGCAAGGCGTGGTCGACGCTCGGCCGCCCGCTCGATCCGCTGACGCAGGACGCGTGCGTGTTCTACGAGGATCACGCGCTGTTCGACGACTTCACGGGGATGGTCGTCGACACCAGCGAAGGCGCGCGGATCGCACACGCGCTCGCGAAGCCGGACGGCAGCACGCACAAGGGCGCGATCCTGAAGAACCACGGGATCCTGACGGCCGGCCCGACGGTCGAGGCCGCCGCGTGGTGGTACATCGCGCTCGACAACGCCGCGCACACGCAGTTGCTGGCCGAAGCGGCCGGCACGCCGCAGCCGATCGATCATGCGACCGCGCGCCACACGCACGGCCAGATCGGCGGCCCCGACGGTGCGCTGCATGCGTTCGGCAGCCTGTTCGCGCGCGTCGTCGCCGACGAACCCGACCTGCTCGACTGAGCGCCTATCCGCAAGCCCGGAGACCACACAATGACCCAACCCACCGCACCGGCGCCGGCCGACGCGCACGACGACAAACGCCGCCGGCTGCTGCGCGCGGCCGGCGCCGCCGCGCTTGCCGCGCCCGCGATCACGCTCGGCCGCAACGCATGGTCCGCGCCGCCGCTGAAGAAGCTCACGTTCGCGTGGAACCAGAACGCGTTCTGCCTGACGCCGATCGTCGTCGCGCAGGAACGCGGCTTCTTCGAGAAGAACGGCCTGAAGGTCGAGCTGATCAACTACAGCGGATCGACCGACCAGTTGCTCGAATCGATCGCGACCGGCAAGGCCGATGCGGCGGTCGGGATGATCCACCGCTGGCTGAAGCCGCTCGAAGCCGGCTTCGACGTGAAGATCATCGGCAGCTCGCACGGCGGCTGCGTGCGGCTGCTCGGCGCGAAGGCGGCCGGCGTCACGACGCTGCAGGCGCTGAAGGGCAAGACGGTCGGCGTCAGCGATCTCGCCGCGCCCGGCAAGCATTTCTTCTCGATCCTCCTCGCGAAGAACGGGATCGATCCCGAGCGCGACATCACGTGGCGACAGTATCCGGCCGACCTGCTCGGCGTCGCGGTCGACAAGGGCGAGATCCATGCGATCGCCGACGGCGACCCGAATC
Encoded here:
- a CDS encoding LLM class flavin-dependent oxidoreductase, whose product is MSVEFIGMIQSQKQSEIHPASGPVVDPDYVRDFARAHETAGFDRILVPHHSTGPSATLTIAFAAAATERIHFMLAHRPGFTAPTLAARQIATLDQFSRGRLAVHFISGGSDSEQQRDGDFLDHDARYARTDEYLGILRRIWTEAQPFDHDGAHYRFKQGFSEVKPFQQPHVPIYFGGASEAALAVAGKHADVYALWGESLDQVRDLTTRVRAEAAQHGRQVRFSVSFRPILAATEDEAWARAYRILDETRRLREAAGLGAGGPQQSEGARRLLAAAERGTRVDKRLWTEIAKLTGARSNSTALVGTPEQVADALLDYYDLGVTTFLIRGFDPLEDAIDYGRELIPRVRSAVAARDAALRAA
- a CDS encoding class II aldolase/adducin family protein; the protein is MSAVLATPVRTASGLVLAEAPRQHFWFDPPAPRIDVAAERRHRQERLAAAFRLFARFGFASGLAGHITARDPELPDHFWVNPLGVHFSQIKVSDLLLVNARGETAIGTRPLNKAAFAIHAAIHEAHPHIVAAAHTHSTYGKAWSTLGRPLDPLTQDACVFYEDHALFDDFTGMVVDTSEGARIAHALAKPDGSTHKGAILKNHGILTAGPTVEAAAWWYIALDNAAHTQLLAEAAGTPQPIDHATARHTHGQIGGPDGALHAFGSLFARVVADEPDLLD
- a CDS encoding ABC transporter substrate-binding protein, with the translated sequence MTQPTAPAPADAHDDKRRRLLRAAGAAALAAPAITLGRNAWSAPPLKKLTFAWNQNAFCLTPIVVAQERGFFEKNGLKVELINYSGSTDQLLESIATGKADAAVGMIHRWLKPLEAGFDVKIIGSSHGGCVRLLGAKAAGVTTLQALKGKTVGVSDLAAPGKHFFSILLAKNGIDPERDITWRQYPADLLGVAVDKGEIHAIADGDPNLFLLEKRSNGAYTELATNLSGEYARKVCCVIGARGDLVRNDRPSAAALARSIVQATEYTHDNPNEAAKVFAKYSPKISPEDLRKLYATLTYTHHPTNVDLQQEIAFYADDFRRISVLKKSTDPQRFAQQVYANVLG